The window tttttgtaccactAATACATatctttattgtattttaaacaGGTACTTTGGAAGTGAGGCGTGAATAGCGAGCTCTCTACGTCACATTCCTGAAGCGTCACGTGACCGCAACGGAGCAACCAGGCAAAACTTTAACAAACATTGATGTGATGTGTCTAGCGCCTCCTGCTGACTCATATTTTCCCCTAGTTTTTAaccatgtattttttatatatacataataacaataatatttaaaatataccatttctcttttctatttttttatcctattatatatttttaaatgaaaaaaacgattctaattatttttattatgtatattttcattcattttaggtaccgctcatcctcacaggGATCGCGgcgggtgcaggagcctatcccggccaactatggtcaccaggaagggggaggggcaccctgaattgtagccagccaatcgcagtaagTACatattatatacatgtatattagtttagtttttatGTGCTGATAATTCCCAAACATTTcgcccagtttaaatgaatatgACATGAATCCATTGAATGTGTGTGGTCGCGATGTGCAGTATCGTTTGTTCCCACAACGGGGCGCTGTAAACCGCTGTGGAATGTCATCACGCcctttatatttgttttcttcctATATGTCATCACGCCTTTTTGCGTGACGTCAACTTCCTGCATGTTactaaaaacaatcatttgctGAATAAATGGCTTCACGCTCTAAATTACTCGGTTAAagaaatatagatgtatatttttcatttgcaaCCACGCACGTCCGGTTGAATGCTTTTCTTCTGAAATAAGTAAGCGTGCTTCCGGTACGTACCGCTTGCAGTTGGTCTTAAGACCCCCCTTACTCCCCCCTCCCATTTTGCAGGCGCAGAGCGGAACGTAGCGGCGTTTCCTCCGTCCGACGCCCCCTCcctgccccgcccccgccccactaTGCGGCGGTAGAGCGGCGGAGAGCCCCGGAGACGGAGACGGAGGCCAAGACCCAGCTGCCGTCCCCGCCCCCCCACCCCTTCAGCCAGTTACCCACCCACCATGTCGAACCGCAAGCATCGGGACAACCAAGAGATCTGTTCGCGTAAGGTCCGGGAACTGGCCCAGTCCGGAGTAAACAAACACTGCTTCGAGTGCAACCAGCCCGGGGTGACGTACACCGACGTGACCGTGGGCGCCTTCGTGTGCACGTCGTGCTCCGGAATGCTGTGAGTAGCACCGTACCCGAATGGGGGACctcccccaccccaccccacctcaccccaaaCCCAGCCCAGTCCACCCCCCCCTAGACGTTCCTAACCGGTATATTGCAGCGGAGCTAATGTGACGGGCAGAATAACGACCGGTCTTGCAGAATAACGACCGGACTGGCTCTCTGTTGTGTTCCCGCGGCGATCGTTAGCGGCGGCGAGGGTGGCCGTTTGCTTGTTTGAGGCCCCTGGAGTGTGGGCGTGTCGTGTGCGTGGACACGTTGGGCATGTTTGAGTCCACTCCCAGTCGTCGCCGAGAAGGCCGGCTGCAGACGCTCTCTTCTCACTCGCTAATCCCGATGGCGTTCAACCTCGCCGTCTATTCCGGGTCCTCGCTAGTCCACTCTGTGTACGACTGTACGACTTCCACTTAGTCTTGGTCTTGTTTTGGTCTCGGCTCCCAAAAGTCTCGCCCTGGTCTCGGCAACCGGGTCCCGTGGTCTCAAGCATGACCCCGTTCCCGTTGGCAATAGAGCTTCAAGTCTCTCTGAACGAGCGCACGAACACGGCGTCGTGCCGTCGTTTCAGGACTCGGAGTAGTTTTAATCGCTCATTCGTTGCCGGCGTccccgttcaaatggattggacagccgCTGGAAATAACCTCTTTGAAATTGGCACCAGAAGGACGACAAAGAACGCTTAATACGTAGCCAGAGCTTAACCCGGATATGGAGGATATGGAATAGATGCCCCGCCGGCTTTCCATCCCCCAGCACGGACCAAGGGTCCACGTGCGATAGAGCTCCGCCCCTTTCCCATGGCGTACGGCGCAGAGATGTTTCCCCGCCCACCCACTGTTTCCTCTGACGAGAAATATCTTGCGTTTATTTGTTTCAACCTGCCGACCGCGGCGCCCCAGGAGAGGCCTGAACCCGCCGCACAGGGTCAAGTCCATCTCCATGACGACCTTCTCCCAGCAGGAAGTGGAATTCCTCCAAAACCACGGCAACGAGGTGAGCCGGCCGACCCCGCCGCGGCTGTGAAATGGCCCACCCCGTCCGCGACCCTTGCCCTCAGGTGGGCAGGAGGACGTGGCTGTGCGGCTTCGAACCCAAGGCGGACGGCCGCGACGCCAAGGATTCGCAGAAGTTCAAAGAGTTCCTGCAGGACAAATACGAGAAGAAGAAATggtgagagcgagcgagcgagcgagcggcccAAGTCACCACCCCGTGTCCCAGGTAACCCGGCGGCCGTCCAACGCGCTTTCTCCGTCAGGCATTTCTCCAAATGCAAGAACCGAAGAGACGCGGAGGGACCTTGGAGTCCCGGCGTCCAGACCGTCCTGGTTCACGGTCCGCTGAGCGTCCAGCCCTCGCACATCCTGCCCTCCAACGCCAGGCCCGTCAGAACGCCGGTGCGAGACGCTCGCCGTCGACACCGGCCGACGTCACGTCCCCGTTTTTCACCCCGTTACGTCCCCGTAGTCCCAACTGACGGCGTGGGAGCGCCCCCCGGCCGCCTCCCCCGCCGACGCCCGGGCCGACGCCTTCACCGCACGGCCCTTGCGAAGCCAAAGCTTCCGGGACCCGGCGCTTAAAGGTACGGACGTCGGGTCGTTCCGGAACGCCGGCCCACGTCCCCTTGTTGGTTCCACTGTCGTAGACCAGAAGGTCTGCGGGATGGAGCGGCAGCGGCCCGGCTCGCAACCTTCTGCGCACGTTCCCGCCTTCCCCGCGCTCCCTCGGCCTTCGGGTACGCCTCCCGACTTCTTTTGCCTTACAGACCTGTCCTTTTGGAGTAAAAAGTCTCTTAtactctgtgtgtttgtgtcctgGTACCGTAGCCAGTACCTCTTTCAAAAAGAACTTCACCTTAGGTAAGACCCACGTCGCCGAGCACCCGGCAAACCGgcgtgtatgttttttttgtctgtttctggACTTTGTCCTTGCGCTTGTGTCCGATTCAGGTCGCGCGGCGTCCACGTCGGGGGCCGCGGGACCCTTCAGGGCCTTCGCCAAATCTCTCAGTTTGGATTTTGGTGGTCTGAAACAGCCGCAAGCGTCGCTTCCGCAATCTCTGTCCCAGCAGGAGACCGCTAGACACGGCCAGGACCGATACGCCGCCGTGTCCCAACTGGACTGCTCCTTCTCCGAAACGGGTAGGCCGCGTGGGACTTTGAGGTCGGGATTTTCCGGCATCCAAATCCCAAATCCGTTAGCCGCTGAATCGCACGCATTGTGTCGGGCCACTTCGGAAGGGTTCCCTCGGCTCGTTTTAATCGCTTTAAAAGCAGCTGCGTGCGAGTCGCTTGACTTGATTGTGATTGGTTTTCATGTGCCAGGAGGGGCGGGCGGGGGttcaatagtgtttttttttcctgactcgGTCACAAGAACTTGTGTCGGGACGGATTTTGACATCTGAATGTGCTCTCTGTTGATTGTGTTTTGTCCACAGCGCCACCAGCCGCTCCGCCGCAATACAGCACCCTGTTCGGCAACCGCTTGTCTGGCGCCGCTCCTGCCAGGTAATCGGATCGTTTgctcgccattgacggcgatagacgtccagtcgTTTGTAGCTCGGCGAATGACGGGGATAGAGTGAGGTGTCCATTTGTCGGTTTAGTTTGCCTCGTCACTCCTTGTTGGTATTAGCGCATACTGGGGTCACTTTCTAGACCGGGTCACGACCTGTCCATTTGAGGAATGTCCACTTTGACTCCTGGCTATTGCATttttgaggcaaaaaaaaaaaaaaacatgaccacCACCAGCTTTCCCATTCAaattggattagacgtctatcaccgtcagtcGTTTGGCCTTTGCCAAACCAACTTGTTGACACCGTCCGTCTTCTCTGAGCGCAGCTCCCCGAGCGTGGAGACGTTGAGCAGCCCCCAAACATTTGCAAGTAAGCAGTGTGGAATGCAGCCCGCCGTCCGTCAATGATCTTTTTGTCTAACCGGGCGACCGACCCccctccggcacccccccccccccccccccccccccccccccctcgggCCTCTCAGGTTTCCCCAACCCATTCAGCTCGGGCCCGGCTTCCCGGCAGCCCGCCGCGCTCTCCCCCGGCAACCCTTTCGGCAGCCCCCCAGGAGGCGAGTTCCCGAGGCGGCAAATGTCCGAGGCCTTCTCCGTCGTCTCCGGCCcgggcgacgacgacgacggcggtggCGCCTTTCCCGGAGAGCCCGCTATTAACCAAGAAGCTAACGGTAATGTCCCCCAGCAGAGaggtgaaaacaacaacaacagcaacaacaacatcaaGAAACGGAAAGACCgaagatgtgtttttttgtcttttcaggtTTCCCCGCTTTCCCCTCATGCGACTCCCATCCCAAAGTCCCGCGACCCATGTCGGTAAACCCCTTCACGGTGAGTCCCCCTTTTTCTTGGCAAATGTCCGAGTTGTTTTGGAGCCActttgtgtatatttgtgtgtctgtctctctctctcaggggAACGTCTACCCCAGTCGGGGGACGTCGCGAAACCCGTTCATCTGACCCCCCTCGGTATTGcttttggactctttttttttttttttttttttggggcggTCTCAGGGAGAGTCGAAGCCTCCGTTCTTCCCTCCCCAAGTCTTTCCTATTTATGTCTGTGTTTATTCGTGcgtgtaaaaaacaaacaaaagcctGAATGTAATGATGACTTCCACTTgctggatctttttttttttttggcagaaaTGTACATTCACTGCTCTGCTCCTTTGCATTCCCACTCctgactttaaaaagaaaaaggaaaaaaaacgtaaccaccgtattttctggactataaatcgcagtttttcCTAGTTGGACTGCGACTTACAGTTTGAAAGATACTGTAAATCCATCAGTATTCCCGCTATTTAAGACGTCTCCACATTTTTTGACGTGTTTTGGATGAAGGATCGCTGCCTTAAAGCCTCCCGATGCATCAAATtgagactttttttcctctttagtttgtttttccctttcttgGGTGTTAACCACTGCCAGGCTGCATGAGCTTTgagggctaaaaaaaaatgctactgaatgtaataaaaaaaaatagacatgcaAATACAGGAATAAGTTCAAACTATAAAATGAGCGTGCTTCTCATGCTGGACTTTTTGACATTTCCTGAGTGTATTTTAAGCCTAGTgactttttggtcatttaaaaaaaaatattattaactAAAACATATTTTGGAAATGCAATTCTGGGTTCATTCCTGTTGATTTGTGGAAATTTCGGGTCAACGGTGGCATGAAAAGCGATAGTCAAGTTTGGTTAGGGCACAATAATCCTTTCTAAAATACATTGGAAATGAAAAAGCTATTTCCCAGAATACAATGGGCGTCCTAGAAATATAAAGTATTCATGAAATCAACTGTGGATGCTTGACTGCTGAGTATTTTGCAGAAAATAAAACCGTTTCCCACCAACAATACTTGCCAAtacgctttttttttaatttgtatttttttattttaaccaccGCCAGGAGGCGCACTTGAGCCATTTTGAAGTCTGGCTCAAGGTTACTCTGGGATGCACGTTGCGTAACACGCATCTTGCATTAGAAATAGTACTCCCTCCTATTTTGGGACTACAATTATGGGATACTTTGCCTTCAAGCTGCAGTGTCCTCCCttgaattttgatttatttggcTAGGATTGAAAATTGACATTGACATTGTggtgctgtatttttttgtcatctttcagtgccactggCGGCCTTAGACGTCCACTCTGTCTGGCAGggatcccagttcaaatggtttgTTTGGACGTatgtcgctgtcaatggcagctcatTTATAAAGGATATTGATTGCACAGAGGCAAGGTTGTTGTTtcataaatgaaaatgaaaagttaATGTGTGGTCAATGGAAAAAAACGGTAAAAAGCAATTCCACAGTAAATGATATGGTAGCGTAGTTGGTTTAATTACGGGTTTCAAATACTAAATTGcccattttgttgcttttttttccagaccgGGCATTTGGACTTCACCGAGAGGGAGTGATACGTTGGCCGAGCTCACTTCGAGGTACGTGAACGCAGCGCGCTTCTGAGTACTACGAGTACATCGCGTCGTCTTGAGTGACAGTCCCAGTCTTCAGTCTCAGTCTGCGTCTCGGTCTCAGTCCCAGTCGCAACTCAAGCGGACCGACGCCGACCCCGGGCGGACAACAAACGCACGGAGGGAGGCTTCCGCTCGAGAACAGATCCCCAGATCCCCCGAGCgacgctggctggctggctggcctCGGGCGGGAGTTGCAAAGTTGCGAGCGTCGGAGGTAAACAAGCGCCGCGTTGCAGCGGGGGCTCTGTTCTGTCTCCGCACATGGCCGAGCGGGGGAAGTCCGGACATGTTTGAATGAGCTCCGCCGCAGACTTGCGAGGACACGAGGCTGAGGACGGGGACGCCATGGAGGCTCAGGCTCCGGCTCTTGCTGCGGCTCCTGCCCCGGCTGCGGCTCCGGTTGCGACTCCGGCTCCTGCTCCGGCTCCGGCTCCCGCTCCGGCTCCCGCTCCGGAGCCCCGTGAGGACGTGCGCTTGAGCGGCTACCTCCGCAAGCACAAGTCCATGCACCGGCGCTACTTCGTGCTGCGTTCGGGGACGGAGCGCGGACCGGCCCGCTTGGAGTACTACGAGAGCGAGAAGAAATTCCGGGGCAAGACCCCCGTCCCCAAGAAGGCCGTTCTCCTGGAGACCTGCTTCAACATCAACAAGAGGGCCGACTCCAAGAACAAGCACATGATCGTCTTGTACACACGGGCCGAGAGCTTCGCAGTGGCGGCCGAGAATCAGGCGGACCAGGACGAGTGGTACCAGGCCATGGTAGACCTGCAGTGCAAAAGTAAGTAGCAGACGTGGCACGGCCGGGTCCGGGGGCGCTTCATTGgggtggaggtggtggtggtggtcttgCTGGTCttggtggtagtggtgggggCTTACTTGGGGCGCGTCGTCAATAGTTTGGAGATGATTTGGGACTCTTTGCGCAGTTTGGGGAGGTTgtttacatgtatacatgttcACGCCGATCCATTTGGACTAGTTCGGGGCCGGCGGCGATTGACGCCACCTCGGCCTAATCATTCGCCCCTGCTGCGTAAACACAGCTGTCGGGGCGACGGCCAGGTCACCCGTTTGACCTGCCCTCGCCTGGTATCGCCCTTCGGGGGCCGCGTGACGCCAGCGGGGCAAACCAGATTGGAGGAGTTCAAGGTGCTTCTCGCACGGGACCTTACGTAAAGCGTCTGATTAGCGGCGGTGGGGAAGCACCTGAGCTCCAGCTGGAGCTTGTAGGGTCTGCCAGATGCGTATTTTCCTCACATAGGACATCCCCTCTTTTCAGATTAGAGAGACCAAGACTGATGACACCAAAAGAAATTTGAGAGCAGACCAAGTCTAGTGTTTAGTAGTTCTGCTACCGATTCCGCCCAGACACGGTGGTCTTCAAGGGCCGGTTTGAACACAAACCCCCACCCACCCAAACAAAAACGCAGACGCGGGAGAGAAAAAGTTGGCAAACGGTCCGCACGCCGTCAGGATTGTGAAAAACTTCTCCCCTACTTGAAGAATTCCGCCGGGATGCGAGAGGGCGATAGCTTGAGAAATCACAGTTCTGGATTAAAGTTAGCAATCATCAGTAGCCGCGGGGGGTCCGGCCGGCGTAGTAGACGCGGGAGCTCTCCAGGCGTCCTTTCACAATCCCAGAATTTGCGCACATCCTTAAATCTGAACCAATGCCCTGTTTACATAATAAACGGCTTGATCCCGGGAAAGTGGCGCTATCACACGCGCTCCCCTAATCGCACAAAAACGCTCCCGCTGCCGTGCGCATCCCGCTTGTTTATTCAGCTGAGTCCAGTAAGACCAGTACAGTGTGGGTGCAGAGGGGCGGCTATTTGTTCAGCTATTACCATTGGCCGGAGCATGTAAGAGCTTAGCCTTGGAGTAGCTTCATCGTAGCCTCGTCGTAGCCTCGTCGTAGCCTCGTTGTAGCCTCGGCTCGCCCTTTGCCAGGAAAATTGGCACGGGGCGCCTCAGGAATGGTTGACCTCCGTGAAAGCAAATAGCAGAATCCAAATTTGGAGCCGCGGCGCCGGCTGTAAACAAGAAAGAAATTGTATCTGCGCGTGTCCCCGCATTGCCATTGGACAGGTCCTGTTAATTGGTGTCAACATTTGGGGCAATTGGGTTGGTTCTTGCTCACTTTCCCTTGATTTCCAGGTCACGCCAGGTGATGGCTCAATGGTGAACGACGGCTCCCTTCCTGTCCAAGTCGATCCCCGTTTGTCATAGGCTACGTTCTGTTGGTTTCAGGTCGCTAGCTATTGATCAATTCTAGGCGATGGTATAACCACTGGTTATGCACTGTTTAAAAGCTGGTGGTGACCGTTGTATTTTTGGGGTGCCGTCATTGGACGGGAGTCCCAAATTCAGTCGCAACTTCATGTCTACACGGGTGCGCAGTTGACTTGGGATCCACCCAGACCACGTCGTAAACCCCTTTGCTAGCCAGGATCCTGTAAATCAGCGCTAACGACCGCCTCGCTGGCATTTCCAACGCGTGACCTCATTGCCGTAGCACGTCGTGATGCTTTTCGACAccgcaaaggttttttttttcccactctctctctgtctgttctcagCGACTCCCCCTCTTCCCGCCCGCCCTCAATTTAAGCTTTGTACTTTTCCCAGGGCGGCCACGTGTGCCGCCTTCCCTCATTTGAACCGCGGCGCTTCCCGAAGCTCCGAGCGACAGCCCATCCCTCGATCCGGACCCGCGTCCTAGACCGCGATCCCCGCGCCGTCTCCTTTTCTGCGGTCGCAAAACAATGGAACCTCAAAGGACCGGCGCGTGGGTCGAGGGAGCAAACGTACTCTAGCGAACGGGAACACAACGTTCCCGCGAGTTGGGACAGACTAGTTTCTGTCGAAAATCCAAAAAACGAGGTCAAGGAGGATGCGGCAGTTGCGGGGATTGAGTTTTCACGCCAATTCCTCGGGGGCGAGTGAATATTTCATCCCACTTACATTTAAGAACTCCTGAATTTTTAAGTTGCCGCAGAAGACGAGGGGAGGGGGGAGGAGCATCTGAATGTTATATACAAAGCGCCGCATTGGGGACCACGTGGACTCGGACTGTAGATTCTTTTGCGTCCCGGAGGAAATTCCAGGGGCGGGACTAGTAGTAATGCAAGGCCACTCACTTCCTTGACCGCCGCAAGCGCGCTGCTAATGTGCACTCATCCGCAACAATCAATACTTTCGGGCCATTAAGTCCGACGTCCCGTGTAAATATTGCAATAGTCGGCTGCCGTCGACGGggccggacgtccaatccattttggaatAGACGTCCAGGCCTGTCGGTATTTTGATACTTTGTTGACTTCAAATATTTCTGTCCAGTATGTTTGTGTGCAAGATAGAGCAAGAACACCAGGTCACTACATTTTGGTCCAATGAGGTCACAGGTCACTTTTTTCAAAGGGATTAACCCATTCAAATGTGTTCGCCTGCACGTTAGCTTGACTAGCTTGCTTCCGTTTGCAACTTCAGACCCTCCCCAAAGAAGTCAACTTCCTGTATCAAGTGCTATTTGTGCGTTCTTAACGTAGAAGTAGCCAATAATAACCCTGAAGACATCCCGCGGCGACCGTCATAGGACAAAGCGTGCACTGTGCCACCAACCGCGGACACTCGAGACAGCAATTAGTGCTTAATTAGGGGGATGAGAGCCGCTTAGCGTGGCTTAGCGCTTAATGGGGCCGTGCAGATTTCACTGACCCGTCTTTCGCCATCCAAACACGGGCAGAAAGTAACACGCACGCTAGCCGTTTTAGCCTAGCTAGTGTTTGCCAAGCGCTTTGCATAGACAACACATGTTAGCCACAACAGGGGACAAGGTTTCCCTGATCATTCTTGAGTTTGACTTGATCAGGAGTGGCCATCCAAggcatttcaagtgggagggccCCCAGTTGAAAGGAATTGGGCATCCATCGCTGTCTGAGgcaactgaggaaaaaaaaatccttctgtCCTCCAGACAAAAGTGTGCGCAGAGTTTAAGGCCGATGTGTTTTCCAAACAAAGGAGCGACAAAAATATGCTAACGTGGAATCGAATGCTTTGTTTTTCCAGTCCCCGCTATCAGTCACTTgtaaaagcccccccccccaaccctgtTTCTTTAGTTCCgtcttttaaaaactccccaATTGTCTCCTTCCTGTTGTAAATCTTAATGGAGGAGCGCTGAAGAAAGCGCAAGACGACTCGAGTGAGTCATCTCAAGCAGCGTGTCGTGCGCGCTTGCTAGCGACACACACGGCACGTTAGCTCCATGCTAGCTCTGCTTTTAGCTTCCTCCGCTAGCTGACTTTGAGGTCACGGGGGCGAGCTCGGGTCAAAGTTGGGATGACTTCAAAGCCTTTTTTCTAGTACTCCCCGACGCAGTACGTTTTGCTTTACTCGACTCCGCCCCTGAACTTTCCATCCTTGTCGTTGACTTTTTCCACGCTGGTATGCGCGCTTGCAAAACGAGACCCCCAGGTATGTAGCCGGTGAGTACAGAGCCGGTCGCACAAGTCGGTGCATGCCTACTTTGCGCTCATATCTGCTTGGAAATCTAAAAAAGCTGCAGCCAGGGACAGAAACAAAACCTGGGTAAATAGTGGCGGGGCCACGTTGGTTCCCACGCCTGCAGCTTTACCCAGACTCTGTCGTCGTGTGTTTTTAGGTAAAAACCCCATTGACAAAGAAGCCGGCGGCGAAAACGGCGTCCCCAATCCCGGACCGGCCTTCAAAGAGGTTTGGCAGGTGAAAGTGTGGCCCAAAGGTCTGGGACAGGCCAAAAACCTGGTGGGAATCTACCGTCTCTGCCTGACCGACAAGACCATCAACTTCGTCAAGCTCAACTCCGACGCCGCCGCCGTGGTGCTGCAACTCATGAATGTCCGGCGCTGCGGCCATTCGGAGAACTTCTTCTTCGTGGAGGTCGGCCGCTCGGCGGTGACGGGCCCGGGCGAGTTCTGGATGCAGGTGCGTCTCGAGTTTCAGTGCGCCGTGTTTTCTTTGCGCGGAGACTGACATTAAATGGGCCCCCCTTTGGTGTTTTGTGTTGACGGCAGGTGGACGATTCCGTGGTGGCTCAAAACATGCACGAAACATTGCTGGAGGCCATGAAGGCCCTCAGCGAGGAGTTTCGCCAGCGAAGTAAATCTCAGTCCAACTCCGGTCCCGGAGGTGGCGCCACCGCTTCCAACCCCATCAGCGTGCCCACCCGCCGTCACCACTCCAACCCTCCCCCCAGCCAGGTGGGTTTCATCCGCCGGCCGAGAACGGAGCCTCCCGGAGGCGGCTCTAACGGCGGGACGGGGCCGTGCGGCGCCAGCGCTTCCCCCACGCCGCGACACGGCTTCCCCAGGTCTCGAACCGCCAGCGACGGGAGCAAGGCCGAGGAGGGCCTGATGGGAATCCGCAGCTCCAGTCCCTCTGCCAATGGATCTTGTTGTTCCACCACGCCCATCCTCAGGTCAAAGTCCACTCGCTCGGCGCCCGCCTCCACCGCTAAAAACCCTCTGGGTCTGATGCGCTCCGTCTCCACGCCGGCCCCCTCCCCCGCCCCGAGCCTGTCCTCCAGCTCGGGACACGGGTCGGAATTTGGGGGCGCGGGTCCCCCGGTGGGCACCGGCCCCTACGGCCGCGTGCCCTCACACCGCACCTCCGCCTCGGGTTCCCCGAGCGACTACGGCTCCTCCGACGAATACGGCTCGAGCCCGGGGGAAAACGCCCTCCTGGTCTCTGCCGGCCCGCCCGGAAGTTCCCTGGGCAGCGGCCAGTCCCTTGGTGAGGAGGGGGCTAATTACATCTTGATGGGCCAGCACCGCGGCAACGACCAAAGCGGCGCGACGTCCAGCTCCTTGCCGGCGCCCGGACCTCCGGTCTTTGGCTCCCAGGGCCAGACCAGGAGAGTGCTTCGCCGTTCCTCCAGCCGGGAATGCGAAGCGGAACGGAGGTTGCTGAGCAAGCGGGCCTCCCTGCCGCCCATGGCGCTGGAGAGGCTGCTCCCGGGTCAGCACCGAGCCGAGGAGCCGGCGGAGGAAGACTCGGCCGACTACGCCGTCATGTCGCGGAGCACCAGCCGCGAGTCCTTTTCGTCCACGTCCTCGGCGACGCAGAGGGAATTCCTGGTGGCCGCCGGAGGAGGGGGCTACATGGATGTGGCGGGGGAGTTCAAGGGCCAAAGCGCCGGGGGTTCCGTCAGAGTGGACAACGGCTACATGTCCATGTTGCCTGGAGTAAGCCAGCCCCCCGCGTCCTCGCCCCAGTCGCCGGCCGTCTCCGTCCCGGACGAGGATCCCAAAGCCGCCGACGATTACATGGCCATGACCCCAAACAGCAGCGTGTCCCCGCCGCGGCAGATCCGAGCCCCGCCGACCTCCGACGGCTACATGATCATGTCTCCCAATAGCAGCTGCTCGCCCGATCAGCGCGGGGGGCTCTCCTCTGGGGCTTGGGTGGGCAGCGGGAGCGCGGACAGCAGGGCCGGTAGCGACTACATGAACATGTCGCCCATCAGCGCCCGCTCTTTCGGCGCTAGCCCCCCTCCGCCTTCGGAGCACGCCCACCTCTCGGAGAGCGGTCCTGGTCCTCGGCAGCAGGTCCCCAAGATGGTGTACTCCTACTACTCCCTACCCCGTTCCTACAAACACAATCCCCCCTCCGGGCACTTTGACGAAGGTCCGGGACGTGGCCGGAGGCCCAACGGGGGAAGCCTCAGGGGAGGTCGGACCGTGGCCGGGCGTCAGGAGCCGACCCCCGCCAACGGTTCGGTGGCGGGGCGACACCTGTCGCTTTCCTGGTCCTCGTATTCATCCAGCTCGGCCAGCAGCGAGAGCCTCGGGGAGAGCGAGGACAGAGCGGCCAAGGCCCCGGGGGGCGGGGCCCCCATGGACGGTTCCAAGCTCCAGCAGCGACGAGGCTCCGGCGGCTTACCGAAACACGCCGTCCACTCTCGGAGCCGTCCCGTCAGCTTATTTGTCGACGTATCCAA is drawn from Stigmatopora argus isolate UIUO_Sarg chromosome 20, RoL_Sarg_1.0, whole genome shotgun sequence and contains these coding sequences:
- the LOC144066264 gene encoding insulin receptor substrate 1-B isoform X2, whose amino-acid sequence is MEAQAPALAAAPAPAAAPVATPAPAPAPAPAPAPAPEPREDVRLSGYLRKHKSMHRRYFVLRSGTERGPARLEYYESEKKFRGKTPVPKKAVLLETCFNINKRADSKNKHMIVLYTRAESFAVAAENQADQDEWYQAMVDLQCKSKNPIDKEAGGENGVPNPGPAFKEVWQVKVWPKGLGQAKNLVGIYRLCLTDKTINFVKLNSDAAAVVLQLMNVRRCGHSENFFFVEVGRSAVTGPGEFWMQVDDSVVAQNMHETLLEAMKALSEEFRQRSKSQSNSGPGGGATASNPISVPTRRHHSNPPPSQVGFIRRPRTEPPGGGSNGGTGPCGASASPTPRHGFPRSRTASDGSKAEEGLMGIRSSSPSANGSCCSTTPILRSKSTRSAPASTAKNPLGLMRSVSTPAPSPAPSLSSSSGHGSEFGGAGPPVGTGPYGRVPSHRTSASGSPSDYGSSDEYGSSPGENALLVSAGPPGSSLGSGQSLGEEGANYILMGQHRGNDQSGATSSSLPAPGPPVFGSQGQTRRVLRRSSSRECEAERRLLSKRASLPPMALERLLPGQHRAEEPAEEDSADYAVMSRSTSRESFSSTSSATQREFLVAAGGGGYMDVAGEFKGQSAGGSVRVDNGYMSMLPGVSQPPASSPQSPAVSVPDEDPKAADDYMAMTPNSSVSPPRQIRAPPTSDGYMIMSPNSSCSPDQRGGLSSGAWVGSGSADSRAGSDYMNMSPISARSFGASPPPPSEHAHLSESGPGPRQQVPKMVYSYYSLPRSYKHNPPSGHFDEGPGRGRRPNGGSLRGGRTVAGRQEPTPANGSVAGRHLSLSWSSYSSSSASSESLGESEDRAAKAPGGGAPMDGSKLQQRRGSGGLPKHAVHSRSRPVSLFVDVSKANTLPRVRENPLPPEPKSPGEYVSIEFKGEDAIRARVGRGRGGGGLGKASSNPHGSDNRHPQHRPVSCLGNFLPLSRSPSAPDTPPAASEYVNMELGPSPSPSPLTPLVFPPFHSPPTPPSLALVPKLPHAGSTAPLGAPAPVAQAPLGTTPEMIPESESPTSCGDYTVMAFGLNDGAAPRSSAGVSPKAPSPSRTEASVALARGLDFPLAKTGPNPDHGAKVIRADPQGRRRHCSESFVASTSLSAAGSASSSSTASLFPEQSAGRRQASDVTPWRNGAVPDGAPPSPLAGRRQQAAVTPPPAAERGLNYIDLDLVGKENPHLGPDGASASQAPARLFSSLAANPVAAGGAAAGVNTYASIDFYKSEELRSHQNGNKEGTEC
- the LOC144066264 gene encoding insulin receptor substrate 1-B isoform X1, which encodes MSSAADLRGHEAEDGDAMEAQAPALAAAPAPAAAPVATPAPAPAPAPAPAPAPEPREDVRLSGYLRKHKSMHRRYFVLRSGTERGPARLEYYESEKKFRGKTPVPKKAVLLETCFNINKRADSKNKHMIVLYTRAESFAVAAENQADQDEWYQAMVDLQCKSKNPIDKEAGGENGVPNPGPAFKEVWQVKVWPKGLGQAKNLVGIYRLCLTDKTINFVKLNSDAAAVVLQLMNVRRCGHSENFFFVEVGRSAVTGPGEFWMQVDDSVVAQNMHETLLEAMKALSEEFRQRSKSQSNSGPGGGATASNPISVPTRRHHSNPPPSQVGFIRRPRTEPPGGGSNGGTGPCGASASPTPRHGFPRSRTASDGSKAEEGLMGIRSSSPSANGSCCSTTPILRSKSTRSAPASTAKNPLGLMRSVSTPAPSPAPSLSSSSGHGSEFGGAGPPVGTGPYGRVPSHRTSASGSPSDYGSSDEYGSSPGENALLVSAGPPGSSLGSGQSLGEEGANYILMGQHRGNDQSGATSSSLPAPGPPVFGSQGQTRRVLRRSSSRECEAERRLLSKRASLPPMALERLLPGQHRAEEPAEEDSADYAVMSRSTSRESFSSTSSATQREFLVAAGGGGYMDVAGEFKGQSAGGSVRVDNGYMSMLPGVSQPPASSPQSPAVSVPDEDPKAADDYMAMTPNSSVSPPRQIRAPPTSDGYMIMSPNSSCSPDQRGGLSSGAWVGSGSADSRAGSDYMNMSPISARSFGASPPPPSEHAHLSESGPGPRQQVPKMVYSYYSLPRSYKHNPPSGHFDEGPGRGRRPNGGSLRGGRTVAGRQEPTPANGSVAGRHLSLSWSSYSSSSASSESLGESEDRAAKAPGGGAPMDGSKLQQRRGSGGLPKHAVHSRSRPVSLFVDVSKANTLPRVRENPLPPEPKSPGEYVSIEFKGEDAIRARVGRGRGGGGLGKASSNPHGSDNRHPQHRPVSCLGNFLPLSRSPSAPDTPPAASEYVNMELGPSPSPSPLTPLVFPPFHSPPTPPSLALVPKLPHAGSTAPLGAPAPVAQAPLGTTPEMIPESESPTSCGDYTVMAFGLNDGAAPRSSAGVSPKAPSPSRTEASVALARGLDFPLAKTGPNPDHGAKVIRADPQGRRRHCSESFVASTSLSAAGSASSSSTASLFPEQSAGRRQASDVTPWRNGAVPDGAPPSPLAGRRQQAAVTPPPAAERGLNYIDLDLVGKENPHLGPDGASASQAPARLFSSLAANPVAAGGAAAGVNTYASIDFYKSEELRSHQNGNKEGTEC